A portion of the Nomia melanderi isolate GNS246 chromosome 2, iyNomMela1, whole genome shotgun sequence genome contains these proteins:
- the aralar1 gene encoding calcium-binding mitochondrial carrier protein Aralar1 isoform X1, whose protein sequence is MLKDSLLVRASCEEGSGYLKRANTERLHEIFNQYASQEKNGERFMTPSDFVRSYLGLYIDPDYNPDSVNLLAGIVDTSKDGLISFAEFQAFEGLLCVPDALYKTAFQLFDTNGNGMVAFEEFAEVMRKTELHQRMPFNMDSSFIKLYFGKDKQRLISYAEFSQFLHDFHEEYATEAFKKFDKEGQGFISALDFQDIMLSIKSHLLTPNVKDNLVAAASIGQSGRKVSFPYFMAFNSLLNNMELIKRIYLNATNGHRYEEVTKERFLHSAQMMSQITPLEVDILFQLCDLLHQTGSTEDDEADSRLGKIVYNDLVAMTPEQYFKQITKRLAEIKAVSSPDERGIIVQILESGYRFVLGSIGGAVGATAVYPIDLVKTRMQNQRTGSLVGELMYRNSFDCLKKVIRHEGFFGLYRGLLPQLMGVAPEKAIKLTVNDFVRDKFMDKNGNLPLYGEIMSGACAGGSQVIFTNPLEIVKIRLQVAGEIAGGSKVRAWTVVRELGLLGLYKGSRACFLRDIPFSAIYFPMYAHTKTRLADEGGYNTPLSLLFAGAFAGVPAAALVTPADVIKTRLQVVAREGQTTYNGLLDCAKKIYREEGARAFWKGASARVFRSSPQFGVTLFTYELLQRLFVVDFGGSRPAGSELKIPATGVAQEIRSTNPDHIGGYQIALPIFTGIETKFGLCLPRFQAISPGKQLEK, encoded by the exons GGTTCCGGATATCTAAAGCGTGCGAACACTGAACGCCTCCATGAAATCTTCAATCAG TACGCATCGCAGGAGAAAAATGGCGAGCGGTTTATGACCCCGTCGGACTTCGTGCGAAGCTATCTTGGCCTGTACATCGATCCAGACTACAATCCTGATTCCGTCAATTTACTTGCCGGTATTGTCGACACTAGCAAAGATGG GCTCATATCGTTCGCCGAGTTCCAAGCGTTCGAAGGGCTGCTTTGCGTGCCGGATGCCTTGTACAAGACAGCTTTCCAGCTGTTCGACACTAATGGAAATGGAATGGTTGCGTTTG AGGAGTTCGCTGAGGTGATGCGGAAGACAGAGCTGCACCAGAGGATGCCGTTTAACATGGACAGCAGCTTCATTAAGCTCTACTTTGGAAAGGATAAGCAGAGGTTGATCAGCTATGCAGAATTCAGTCAGTTCTTACAC GACTTCCATGAAGAGTATGCAACAGAggcttttaaaaaattcgacaAGGAGGGACAGGGTTTCATCTCAGCGTTGGACTTTCAGGATATCATGCTCAGCATCAAGAGTCATCTGCTGACACCGAATGTCAAGGATAATTTGGTTGCT GCGGCAAGTATCGGCCAGTCAGGAAGAAAAGTCAGCTTTCCGTACTTCATGGCGTTCAATTCCCTCCTCAACAATATGGAGTTGATCAAACGTATCTACCTGAACGCGACGAATGGCCACAGATACGAAGAAGTTACCAAAG AGAGGTTCCTCCATTCCGCACAAATGATGTCACAGATCACACCGCTGGAGGTGGACATTCTCTTCCAGCTGTGCGACCTGCTCCATCAAACGGG ATCTACGGAAGATGACGAGGCAGACTCGCGGCTTGG GAAAATTGTATACAATGATCTCGTGGCTATGACACCTGAGCAGTATTTCAAGCAAATTACGAAACGCCTAGCCGAGATTAAGGCGGTGTCG AGCCCGGATGAGCGTGGCATAATCGTGCAGATACTAGAAAGCGGATACCGGTTCGTGCTCGGCTCTATCGGAGGAG CGGTGGGCGCGACAGCTGTGTATCCTATCGACCTGGTGAAGACGAGGATGCAGAACCAGAGGACCGGCTCATTGGTCGGCGAGCTGATGTACCGAAACAGCTTTGATTGCTTGAAAAAG GTAATCCGGCACGAAGGTTTCTTCGGGCTTTACAGGGGTCTGCTCCCGCAGCTGATGGGCGTTGCACCGGAGAAGGCGATCAAGCTGACAGTTAACGACTTTGTCAGAGATAAGTTCATGGATAAGAATGGCAATTTGCCCCTTTACGGGGAGATTATGTCCGGTGCCTGT GCTGGAGGATCTCAAGTAATATTCACGAATCCCCTAGAGATTGTTAAAATCCGGCTGCAAGTGGCTGGAGAGATAGCTGGGGGTTCGAAGGTCAGAGCTTGGACCGTCGTCAGGGAACTGGGACTTCTTGGACTGTACAAG GGTTCTAGAGCTTGCTTCCTTCGGGACATCCCCTTCAGTGCCATCTACTTCCCTATGTATGCTCACACGAAAACCCGATTGGCGGACGAGGGAGGTTACAACACACCCCTTTCGCTCCTGTTCGCTGGTGCATTCGCTGGTGTACCTGCAGCAGCATTGGTCACTCCTGCTGATGTGATAAAAACCAGATTACAA GTGGTAGCAAGAGAGGGTCAGACAACGTACAATGGTCTGCTGGACTGTGCAAAGAAGATTTATAGGGAAGAGGGAGCTAGGGCGTTCTGGAAGGGAGCATCAG CACGAGTGTTCAGATCGTCGCCTCAGTTTGGCGTCACCCTGTTCACCTATGAACTCCTGCAGAGGCTCTTTGTGGTTGATTTTGGAGGATC GCGACCCGCTGGATCCGAGCTGAAGATACCAGCCACAGGAGTGGCACAAGAGATACGATCGACGAACCCGGACCACATAGGCGGCTACCAGATAGCGTTGCCAATCTTCACGGGTATAGAAACGAAATTCGGTCTTTGCTTGCCCAGGTTCCAGGCGATCTCTCCAGGGAAACAACTAGAAAAGTAA
- the aralar1 gene encoding calcium-binding mitochondrial carrier protein Aralar1 isoform X3, whose amino-acid sequence MLKDSLLVRASCEEGSGYLKRANTERLHEIFNQYASQEKNGERFMTPSDFVRSYLGLYIDPDYNPDSVNLLAGIVDTSKDGLISFAEFQAFEGLLCVPDALYKTAFQLFDTNGNGMVAFEEFAEVMRKTELHQRMPFNMDSSFIKLYFGKDKQRLISYAEFSQFLHDFHEEYATEAFKKFDKEGQGFISALDFQDIMLSIKSHLLTPNVKDNLVAAASIGQSGRKVSFPYFMAFNSLLNNMELIKRIYLNATNGHRYEEVTKERFLHSAQMMSQITPLEVDILFQLCDLLHQTGKIVYNDLVAMTPEQYFKQITKRLAEIKAVSSPDERGIIVQILESGYRFVLGSIGGAVGATAVYPIDLVKTRMQNQRTGSLVGELMYRNSFDCLKKVIRHEGFFGLYRGLLPQLMGVAPEKAIKLTVNDFVRDKFMDKNGNLPLYGEIMSGACAGGSQVIFTNPLEIVKIRLQVAGEIAGGSKVRAWTVVRELGLLGLYKGSRACFLRDIPFSAIYFPMYAHTKTRLADEGGYNTPLSLLFAGAFAGVPAAALVTPADVIKTRLQVVAREGQTTYNGLLDCAKKIYREEGARAFWKGASARVFRSSPQFGVTLFTYELLQRLFVVDFGGSRPAGSELKIPATGVAQEIRSTNPDHIGGYQIALPIFTGIETKFGLCLPRFQAISPGKQLEK is encoded by the exons GGTTCCGGATATCTAAAGCGTGCGAACACTGAACGCCTCCATGAAATCTTCAATCAG TACGCATCGCAGGAGAAAAATGGCGAGCGGTTTATGACCCCGTCGGACTTCGTGCGAAGCTATCTTGGCCTGTACATCGATCCAGACTACAATCCTGATTCCGTCAATTTACTTGCCGGTATTGTCGACACTAGCAAAGATGG GCTCATATCGTTCGCCGAGTTCCAAGCGTTCGAAGGGCTGCTTTGCGTGCCGGATGCCTTGTACAAGACAGCTTTCCAGCTGTTCGACACTAATGGAAATGGAATGGTTGCGTTTG AGGAGTTCGCTGAGGTGATGCGGAAGACAGAGCTGCACCAGAGGATGCCGTTTAACATGGACAGCAGCTTCATTAAGCTCTACTTTGGAAAGGATAAGCAGAGGTTGATCAGCTATGCAGAATTCAGTCAGTTCTTACAC GACTTCCATGAAGAGTATGCAACAGAggcttttaaaaaattcgacaAGGAGGGACAGGGTTTCATCTCAGCGTTGGACTTTCAGGATATCATGCTCAGCATCAAGAGTCATCTGCTGACACCGAATGTCAAGGATAATTTGGTTGCT GCGGCAAGTATCGGCCAGTCAGGAAGAAAAGTCAGCTTTCCGTACTTCATGGCGTTCAATTCCCTCCTCAACAATATGGAGTTGATCAAACGTATCTACCTGAACGCGACGAATGGCCACAGATACGAAGAAGTTACCAAAG AGAGGTTCCTCCATTCCGCACAAATGATGTCACAGATCACACCGCTGGAGGTGGACATTCTCTTCCAGCTGTGCGACCTGCTCCATCAAACGGG GAAAATTGTATACAATGATCTCGTGGCTATGACACCTGAGCAGTATTTCAAGCAAATTACGAAACGCCTAGCCGAGATTAAGGCGGTGTCG AGCCCGGATGAGCGTGGCATAATCGTGCAGATACTAGAAAGCGGATACCGGTTCGTGCTCGGCTCTATCGGAGGAG CGGTGGGCGCGACAGCTGTGTATCCTATCGACCTGGTGAAGACGAGGATGCAGAACCAGAGGACCGGCTCATTGGTCGGCGAGCTGATGTACCGAAACAGCTTTGATTGCTTGAAAAAG GTAATCCGGCACGAAGGTTTCTTCGGGCTTTACAGGGGTCTGCTCCCGCAGCTGATGGGCGTTGCACCGGAGAAGGCGATCAAGCTGACAGTTAACGACTTTGTCAGAGATAAGTTCATGGATAAGAATGGCAATTTGCCCCTTTACGGGGAGATTATGTCCGGTGCCTGT GCTGGAGGATCTCAAGTAATATTCACGAATCCCCTAGAGATTGTTAAAATCCGGCTGCAAGTGGCTGGAGAGATAGCTGGGGGTTCGAAGGTCAGAGCTTGGACCGTCGTCAGGGAACTGGGACTTCTTGGACTGTACAAG GGTTCTAGAGCTTGCTTCCTTCGGGACATCCCCTTCAGTGCCATCTACTTCCCTATGTATGCTCACACGAAAACCCGATTGGCGGACGAGGGAGGTTACAACACACCCCTTTCGCTCCTGTTCGCTGGTGCATTCGCTGGTGTACCTGCAGCAGCATTGGTCACTCCTGCTGATGTGATAAAAACCAGATTACAA GTGGTAGCAAGAGAGGGTCAGACAACGTACAATGGTCTGCTGGACTGTGCAAAGAAGATTTATAGGGAAGAGGGAGCTAGGGCGTTCTGGAAGGGAGCATCAG CACGAGTGTTCAGATCGTCGCCTCAGTTTGGCGTCACCCTGTTCACCTATGAACTCCTGCAGAGGCTCTTTGTGGTTGATTTTGGAGGATC GCGACCCGCTGGATCCGAGCTGAAGATACCAGCCACAGGAGTGGCACAAGAGATACGATCGACGAACCCGGACCACATAGGCGGCTACCAGATAGCGTTGCCAATCTTCACGGGTATAGAAACGAAATTCGGTCTTTGCTTGCCCAGGTTCCAGGCGATCTCTCCAGGGAAACAACTAGAAAAGTAA
- the aralar1 gene encoding calcium-binding mitochondrial carrier protein Aralar1 isoform X2, whose translation MPGNVDYEEGSGYLKRANTERLHEIFNQYASQEKNGERFMTPSDFVRSYLGLYIDPDYNPDSVNLLAGIVDTSKDGLISFAEFQAFEGLLCVPDALYKTAFQLFDTNGNGMVAFEEFAEVMRKTELHQRMPFNMDSSFIKLYFGKDKQRLISYAEFSQFLHDFHEEYATEAFKKFDKEGQGFISALDFQDIMLSIKSHLLTPNVKDNLVAAASIGQSGRKVSFPYFMAFNSLLNNMELIKRIYLNATNGHRYEEVTKERFLHSAQMMSQITPLEVDILFQLCDLLHQTGSTEDDEADSRLGKIVYNDLVAMTPEQYFKQITKRLAEIKAVSSPDERGIIVQILESGYRFVLGSIGGAVGATAVYPIDLVKTRMQNQRTGSLVGELMYRNSFDCLKKVIRHEGFFGLYRGLLPQLMGVAPEKAIKLTVNDFVRDKFMDKNGNLPLYGEIMSGACAGGSQVIFTNPLEIVKIRLQVAGEIAGGSKVRAWTVVRELGLLGLYKGSRACFLRDIPFSAIYFPMYAHTKTRLADEGGYNTPLSLLFAGAFAGVPAAALVTPADVIKTRLQVVAREGQTTYNGLLDCAKKIYREEGARAFWKGASARVFRSSPQFGVTLFTYELLQRLFVVDFGGSRPAGSELKIPATGVAQEIRSTNPDHIGGYQIALPIFTGIETKFGLCLPRFQAISPGKQLEK comes from the exons GGTTCCGGATATCTAAAGCGTGCGAACACTGAACGCCTCCATGAAATCTTCAATCAG TACGCATCGCAGGAGAAAAATGGCGAGCGGTTTATGACCCCGTCGGACTTCGTGCGAAGCTATCTTGGCCTGTACATCGATCCAGACTACAATCCTGATTCCGTCAATTTACTTGCCGGTATTGTCGACACTAGCAAAGATGG GCTCATATCGTTCGCCGAGTTCCAAGCGTTCGAAGGGCTGCTTTGCGTGCCGGATGCCTTGTACAAGACAGCTTTCCAGCTGTTCGACACTAATGGAAATGGAATGGTTGCGTTTG AGGAGTTCGCTGAGGTGATGCGGAAGACAGAGCTGCACCAGAGGATGCCGTTTAACATGGACAGCAGCTTCATTAAGCTCTACTTTGGAAAGGATAAGCAGAGGTTGATCAGCTATGCAGAATTCAGTCAGTTCTTACAC GACTTCCATGAAGAGTATGCAACAGAggcttttaaaaaattcgacaAGGAGGGACAGGGTTTCATCTCAGCGTTGGACTTTCAGGATATCATGCTCAGCATCAAGAGTCATCTGCTGACACCGAATGTCAAGGATAATTTGGTTGCT GCGGCAAGTATCGGCCAGTCAGGAAGAAAAGTCAGCTTTCCGTACTTCATGGCGTTCAATTCCCTCCTCAACAATATGGAGTTGATCAAACGTATCTACCTGAACGCGACGAATGGCCACAGATACGAAGAAGTTACCAAAG AGAGGTTCCTCCATTCCGCACAAATGATGTCACAGATCACACCGCTGGAGGTGGACATTCTCTTCCAGCTGTGCGACCTGCTCCATCAAACGGG ATCTACGGAAGATGACGAGGCAGACTCGCGGCTTGG GAAAATTGTATACAATGATCTCGTGGCTATGACACCTGAGCAGTATTTCAAGCAAATTACGAAACGCCTAGCCGAGATTAAGGCGGTGTCG AGCCCGGATGAGCGTGGCATAATCGTGCAGATACTAGAAAGCGGATACCGGTTCGTGCTCGGCTCTATCGGAGGAG CGGTGGGCGCGACAGCTGTGTATCCTATCGACCTGGTGAAGACGAGGATGCAGAACCAGAGGACCGGCTCATTGGTCGGCGAGCTGATGTACCGAAACAGCTTTGATTGCTTGAAAAAG GTAATCCGGCACGAAGGTTTCTTCGGGCTTTACAGGGGTCTGCTCCCGCAGCTGATGGGCGTTGCACCGGAGAAGGCGATCAAGCTGACAGTTAACGACTTTGTCAGAGATAAGTTCATGGATAAGAATGGCAATTTGCCCCTTTACGGGGAGATTATGTCCGGTGCCTGT GCTGGAGGATCTCAAGTAATATTCACGAATCCCCTAGAGATTGTTAAAATCCGGCTGCAAGTGGCTGGAGAGATAGCTGGGGGTTCGAAGGTCAGAGCTTGGACCGTCGTCAGGGAACTGGGACTTCTTGGACTGTACAAG GGTTCTAGAGCTTGCTTCCTTCGGGACATCCCCTTCAGTGCCATCTACTTCCCTATGTATGCTCACACGAAAACCCGATTGGCGGACGAGGGAGGTTACAACACACCCCTTTCGCTCCTGTTCGCTGGTGCATTCGCTGGTGTACCTGCAGCAGCATTGGTCACTCCTGCTGATGTGATAAAAACCAGATTACAA GTGGTAGCAAGAGAGGGTCAGACAACGTACAATGGTCTGCTGGACTGTGCAAAGAAGATTTATAGGGAAGAGGGAGCTAGGGCGTTCTGGAAGGGAGCATCAG CACGAGTGTTCAGATCGTCGCCTCAGTTTGGCGTCACCCTGTTCACCTATGAACTCCTGCAGAGGCTCTTTGTGGTTGATTTTGGAGGATC GCGACCCGCTGGATCCGAGCTGAAGATACCAGCCACAGGAGTGGCACAAGAGATACGATCGACGAACCCGGACCACATAGGCGGCTACCAGATAGCGTTGCCAATCTTCACGGGTATAGAAACGAAATTCGGTCTTTGCTTGCCCAGGTTCCAGGCGATCTCTCCAGGGAAACAACTAGAAAAGTAA
- the aralar1 gene encoding calcium-binding mitochondrial carrier protein Aralar1 isoform X4: MGSGYLKRANTERLHEIFNQYASQEKNGERFMTPSDFVRSYLGLYIDPDYNPDSVNLLAGIVDTSKDGLISFAEFQAFEGLLCVPDALYKTAFQLFDTNGNGMVAFEEFAEVMRKTELHQRMPFNMDSSFIKLYFGKDKQRLISYAEFSQFLHDFHEEYATEAFKKFDKEGQGFISALDFQDIMLSIKSHLLTPNVKDNLVAAASIGQSGRKVSFPYFMAFNSLLNNMELIKRIYLNATNGHRYEEVTKERFLHSAQMMSQITPLEVDILFQLCDLLHQTGSTEDDEADSRLGKIVYNDLVAMTPEQYFKQITKRLAEIKAVSSPDERGIIVQILESGYRFVLGSIGGAVGATAVYPIDLVKTRMQNQRTGSLVGELMYRNSFDCLKKVIRHEGFFGLYRGLLPQLMGVAPEKAIKLTVNDFVRDKFMDKNGNLPLYGEIMSGACAGGSQVIFTNPLEIVKIRLQVAGEIAGGSKVRAWTVVRELGLLGLYKGSRACFLRDIPFSAIYFPMYAHTKTRLADEGGYNTPLSLLFAGAFAGVPAAALVTPADVIKTRLQVVAREGQTTYNGLLDCAKKIYREEGARAFWKGASARVFRSSPQFGVTLFTYELLQRLFVVDFGGSRPAGSELKIPATGVAQEIRSTNPDHIGGYQIALPIFTGIETKFGLCLPRFQAISPGKQLEK, translated from the exons GGTTCCGGATATCTAAAGCGTGCGAACACTGAACGCCTCCATGAAATCTTCAATCAG TACGCATCGCAGGAGAAAAATGGCGAGCGGTTTATGACCCCGTCGGACTTCGTGCGAAGCTATCTTGGCCTGTACATCGATCCAGACTACAATCCTGATTCCGTCAATTTACTTGCCGGTATTGTCGACACTAGCAAAGATGG GCTCATATCGTTCGCCGAGTTCCAAGCGTTCGAAGGGCTGCTTTGCGTGCCGGATGCCTTGTACAAGACAGCTTTCCAGCTGTTCGACACTAATGGAAATGGAATGGTTGCGTTTG AGGAGTTCGCTGAGGTGATGCGGAAGACAGAGCTGCACCAGAGGATGCCGTTTAACATGGACAGCAGCTTCATTAAGCTCTACTTTGGAAAGGATAAGCAGAGGTTGATCAGCTATGCAGAATTCAGTCAGTTCTTACAC GACTTCCATGAAGAGTATGCAACAGAggcttttaaaaaattcgacaAGGAGGGACAGGGTTTCATCTCAGCGTTGGACTTTCAGGATATCATGCTCAGCATCAAGAGTCATCTGCTGACACCGAATGTCAAGGATAATTTGGTTGCT GCGGCAAGTATCGGCCAGTCAGGAAGAAAAGTCAGCTTTCCGTACTTCATGGCGTTCAATTCCCTCCTCAACAATATGGAGTTGATCAAACGTATCTACCTGAACGCGACGAATGGCCACAGATACGAAGAAGTTACCAAAG AGAGGTTCCTCCATTCCGCACAAATGATGTCACAGATCACACCGCTGGAGGTGGACATTCTCTTCCAGCTGTGCGACCTGCTCCATCAAACGGG ATCTACGGAAGATGACGAGGCAGACTCGCGGCTTGG GAAAATTGTATACAATGATCTCGTGGCTATGACACCTGAGCAGTATTTCAAGCAAATTACGAAACGCCTAGCCGAGATTAAGGCGGTGTCG AGCCCGGATGAGCGTGGCATAATCGTGCAGATACTAGAAAGCGGATACCGGTTCGTGCTCGGCTCTATCGGAGGAG CGGTGGGCGCGACAGCTGTGTATCCTATCGACCTGGTGAAGACGAGGATGCAGAACCAGAGGACCGGCTCATTGGTCGGCGAGCTGATGTACCGAAACAGCTTTGATTGCTTGAAAAAG GTAATCCGGCACGAAGGTTTCTTCGGGCTTTACAGGGGTCTGCTCCCGCAGCTGATGGGCGTTGCACCGGAGAAGGCGATCAAGCTGACAGTTAACGACTTTGTCAGAGATAAGTTCATGGATAAGAATGGCAATTTGCCCCTTTACGGGGAGATTATGTCCGGTGCCTGT GCTGGAGGATCTCAAGTAATATTCACGAATCCCCTAGAGATTGTTAAAATCCGGCTGCAAGTGGCTGGAGAGATAGCTGGGGGTTCGAAGGTCAGAGCTTGGACCGTCGTCAGGGAACTGGGACTTCTTGGACTGTACAAG GGTTCTAGAGCTTGCTTCCTTCGGGACATCCCCTTCAGTGCCATCTACTTCCCTATGTATGCTCACACGAAAACCCGATTGGCGGACGAGGGAGGTTACAACACACCCCTTTCGCTCCTGTTCGCTGGTGCATTCGCTGGTGTACCTGCAGCAGCATTGGTCACTCCTGCTGATGTGATAAAAACCAGATTACAA GTGGTAGCAAGAGAGGGTCAGACAACGTACAATGGTCTGCTGGACTGTGCAAAGAAGATTTATAGGGAAGAGGGAGCTAGGGCGTTCTGGAAGGGAGCATCAG CACGAGTGTTCAGATCGTCGCCTCAGTTTGGCGTCACCCTGTTCACCTATGAACTCCTGCAGAGGCTCTTTGTGGTTGATTTTGGAGGATC GCGACCCGCTGGATCCGAGCTGAAGATACCAGCCACAGGAGTGGCACAAGAGATACGATCGACGAACCCGGACCACATAGGCGGCTACCAGATAGCGTTGCCAATCTTCACGGGTATAGAAACGAAATTCGGTCTTTGCTTGCCCAGGTTCCAGGCGATCTCTCCAGGGAAACAACTAGAAAAGTAA
- the aralar1 gene encoding calcium-binding mitochondrial carrier protein Aralar1 isoform X5: MTPSDFVRSYLGLYIDPDYNPDSVNLLAGIVDTSKDGLISFAEFQAFEGLLCVPDALYKTAFQLFDTNGNGMVAFEEFAEVMRKTELHQRMPFNMDSSFIKLYFGKDKQRLISYAEFSQFLHDFHEEYATEAFKKFDKEGQGFISALDFQDIMLSIKSHLLTPNVKDNLVAAASIGQSGRKVSFPYFMAFNSLLNNMELIKRIYLNATNGHRYEEVTKERFLHSAQMMSQITPLEVDILFQLCDLLHQTGSTEDDEADSRLGKIVYNDLVAMTPEQYFKQITKRLAEIKAVSSPDERGIIVQILESGYRFVLGSIGGAVGATAVYPIDLVKTRMQNQRTGSLVGELMYRNSFDCLKKVIRHEGFFGLYRGLLPQLMGVAPEKAIKLTVNDFVRDKFMDKNGNLPLYGEIMSGACAGGSQVIFTNPLEIVKIRLQVAGEIAGGSKVRAWTVVRELGLLGLYKGSRACFLRDIPFSAIYFPMYAHTKTRLADEGGYNTPLSLLFAGAFAGVPAAALVTPADVIKTRLQVVAREGQTTYNGLLDCAKKIYREEGARAFWKGASARVFRSSPQFGVTLFTYELLQRLFVVDFGGSRPAGSELKIPATGVAQEIRSTNPDHIGGYQIALPIFTGIETKFGLCLPRFQAISPGKQLEK, from the exons ATGACCCCGTCGGACTTCGTGCGAAGCTATCTTGGCCTGTACATCGATCCAGACTACAATCCTGATTCCGTCAATTTACTTGCCGGTATTGTCGACACTAGCAAAGATGG GCTCATATCGTTCGCCGAGTTCCAAGCGTTCGAAGGGCTGCTTTGCGTGCCGGATGCCTTGTACAAGACAGCTTTCCAGCTGTTCGACACTAATGGAAATGGAATGGTTGCGTTTG AGGAGTTCGCTGAGGTGATGCGGAAGACAGAGCTGCACCAGAGGATGCCGTTTAACATGGACAGCAGCTTCATTAAGCTCTACTTTGGAAAGGATAAGCAGAGGTTGATCAGCTATGCAGAATTCAGTCAGTTCTTACAC GACTTCCATGAAGAGTATGCAACAGAggcttttaaaaaattcgacaAGGAGGGACAGGGTTTCATCTCAGCGTTGGACTTTCAGGATATCATGCTCAGCATCAAGAGTCATCTGCTGACACCGAATGTCAAGGATAATTTGGTTGCT GCGGCAAGTATCGGCCAGTCAGGAAGAAAAGTCAGCTTTCCGTACTTCATGGCGTTCAATTCCCTCCTCAACAATATGGAGTTGATCAAACGTATCTACCTGAACGCGACGAATGGCCACAGATACGAAGAAGTTACCAAAG AGAGGTTCCTCCATTCCGCACAAATGATGTCACAGATCACACCGCTGGAGGTGGACATTCTCTTCCAGCTGTGCGACCTGCTCCATCAAACGGG ATCTACGGAAGATGACGAGGCAGACTCGCGGCTTGG GAAAATTGTATACAATGATCTCGTGGCTATGACACCTGAGCAGTATTTCAAGCAAATTACGAAACGCCTAGCCGAGATTAAGGCGGTGTCG AGCCCGGATGAGCGTGGCATAATCGTGCAGATACTAGAAAGCGGATACCGGTTCGTGCTCGGCTCTATCGGAGGAG CGGTGGGCGCGACAGCTGTGTATCCTATCGACCTGGTGAAGACGAGGATGCAGAACCAGAGGACCGGCTCATTGGTCGGCGAGCTGATGTACCGAAACAGCTTTGATTGCTTGAAAAAG GTAATCCGGCACGAAGGTTTCTTCGGGCTTTACAGGGGTCTGCTCCCGCAGCTGATGGGCGTTGCACCGGAGAAGGCGATCAAGCTGACAGTTAACGACTTTGTCAGAGATAAGTTCATGGATAAGAATGGCAATTTGCCCCTTTACGGGGAGATTATGTCCGGTGCCTGT GCTGGAGGATCTCAAGTAATATTCACGAATCCCCTAGAGATTGTTAAAATCCGGCTGCAAGTGGCTGGAGAGATAGCTGGGGGTTCGAAGGTCAGAGCTTGGACCGTCGTCAGGGAACTGGGACTTCTTGGACTGTACAAG GGTTCTAGAGCTTGCTTCCTTCGGGACATCCCCTTCAGTGCCATCTACTTCCCTATGTATGCTCACACGAAAACCCGATTGGCGGACGAGGGAGGTTACAACACACCCCTTTCGCTCCTGTTCGCTGGTGCATTCGCTGGTGTACCTGCAGCAGCATTGGTCACTCCTGCTGATGTGATAAAAACCAGATTACAA GTGGTAGCAAGAGAGGGTCAGACAACGTACAATGGTCTGCTGGACTGTGCAAAGAAGATTTATAGGGAAGAGGGAGCTAGGGCGTTCTGGAAGGGAGCATCAG CACGAGTGTTCAGATCGTCGCCTCAGTTTGGCGTCACCCTGTTCACCTATGAACTCCTGCAGAGGCTCTTTGTGGTTGATTTTGGAGGATC GCGACCCGCTGGATCCGAGCTGAAGATACCAGCCACAGGAGTGGCACAAGAGATACGATCGACGAACCCGGACCACATAGGCGGCTACCAGATAGCGTTGCCAATCTTCACGGGTATAGAAACGAAATTCGGTCTTTGCTTGCCCAGGTTCCAGGCGATCTCTCCAGGGAAACAACTAGAAAAGTAA